In the genome of Desulfovibrio desulfuricans, one region contains:
- a CDS encoding tetratricopeptide repeat protein, translating into MLTTAPKEIRENIARATGYLRRDEVERALLTMSEAVRQLAEIKLLRSVRAELDIQIGDFLATVVRHSMLQPLLDPCHTGKPRSITLQPGKEAALSTVLDGLAKILQTAAEQSLQQEAEVRLARKKQLISSGLDFLREGQVAKGRAFLKRMVEEFSDEEGIRLQMGQIFAAAGLFAEAAAMYEESISLQPRDSAAYSGAVAAWMELREYEKAEKVYKAVLRTFGGHASTFGKMAKLYLVWHKKQAAEDAALRALQTDPEQADALEVMAALDKH; encoded by the coding sequence ATGTTGACCACTGCTCCAAAAGAAATTCGGGAAAACATCGCCCGTGCCACCGGGTATCTGCGGCGCGACGAGGTTGAGCGTGCGCTTTTGACCATGAGCGAAGCCGTGCGCCAGCTTGCGGAAATAAAACTGCTGCGCTCGGTCAGGGCGGAGCTTGATATCCAGATCGGCGACTTTCTGGCGACCGTGGTGCGGCACAGCATGCTGCAGCCTCTGCTTGACCCCTGCCATACGGGCAAGCCTCGCAGCATCACCCTGCAGCCGGGCAAGGAGGCCGCGCTCTCTACCGTGCTGGATGGGTTGGCGAAAATTTTGCAAACTGCGGCGGAGCAGTCGTTGCAGCAGGAGGCCGAAGTACGGCTGGCGCGTAAAAAACAGCTCATCAGCAGTGGGCTGGATTTTTTGCGCGAGGGGCAGGTGGCCAAGGGGCGCGCCTTCTTGAAGCGCATGGTGGAAGAATTCAGCGACGAGGAAGGCATTCGACTGCAGATGGGCCAGATTTTTGCCGCTGCCGGACTGTTTGCCGAGGCCGCCGCCATGTACGAGGAATCCATCAGCCTGCAGCCGCGCGATTCGGCGGCATACAGCGGGGCCGTGGCGGCCTGGATGGAACTGCGGGAATACGAAAAGGCCGAGAAGGTGTACAAGGCCGTGCTGCGAACCTTTGGCGGGCACGCCTCCACCTTTGGCAAAATGGCAAAACTGTATCTTGTCTGGCACAAAAAACAGGCAGCGGAAGATGCGGCCCTGCGTGCCCTGCAGACAGACCCTGAACAGGCCGACGCGCTTGAGGTGATGGCGGCGCTGGACAAGCATTAG
- a CDS encoding bifunctional diguanylate cyclase/phosphodiesterase, which yields MPHLQAQLRCAPALAPPSVSMCLPVDAPESSTPARVPVEETDRQAFLDVLHNQEITSVLQPIVSLRDGAVFGYEALGRGPAGTLLENPETLIQCALENGCMLELEHLFRRSALRAARQMPTGIRLFLNVNPNIIQDPHFGMGFTKEYLTRFAISAEDIVFEITERESVENLRGFKQIIEHYKGQNYQISIDDAGAGYSGLNLISDVQPHFIKLDMQLIRGVDKDLTRQALIKSMQEFAALTNTRIIAEGIETEEELATLISFDVPYGQGYFIRKPSPSPRVVEPAAMQVIHRENKIKNRFFGARVHKFHVRHICRSGTVIPPHTPIRTVVELFENNSKLNGLCVVMGEVPVGALTRNRLHEQLSGRFGFSLFADKAVEAVMDRSFLSVDHQCTIDLVARQAMRRDDAKLYDFVTVTREGRYQGVVTVKELLEKSIELEVANARQLNPLSELPGNALIDIELERLVRLGLPRIVLYFDIDNFKAYNDKYGFKNGDRALKRLSSIIKESAAEDDFVGHIGGDDFIAVADGRTAQGVCETIIKAFNESVPAFYSAEDVQRGYIEGKSRSNVEERFPLMSLTIVGVRANNYQSSFDLARAAAALKKQCKRIQGSNYQLEA from the coding sequence ATGCCTCATTTGCAGGCGCAGTTGCGCTGTGCGCCTGCCCTTGCTCCGCCGTCAGTTTCCATGTGTCTGCCCGTGGATGCCCCGGAGAGCAGCACCCCAGCCCGCGTTCCTGTTGAGGAGACCGACCGGCAGGCCTTTTTGGACGTCCTGCACAATCAGGAAATCACCAGCGTTCTGCAGCCTATTGTTTCACTCCGGGACGGCGCTGTTTTTGGGTATGAGGCCCTGGGGCGCGGCCCTGCGGGCACACTGCTTGAAAATCCAGAAACGCTGATTCAGTGCGCGCTTGAAAACGGCTGCATGCTGGAACTTGAGCATCTTTTCCGGCGCAGCGCGCTGCGTGCCGCCAGGCAGATGCCTACGGGCATTCGGCTTTTCCTCAATGTGAATCCCAACATCATTCAGGATCCGCATTTTGGCATGGGCTTTACCAAGGAATATCTCACCCGTTTTGCCATCAGTGCCGAGGATATTGTTTTTGAAATCACCGAGCGCGAGTCGGTGGAAAACCTGCGCGGCTTCAAGCAGATAATTGAGCACTACAAGGGGCAGAACTACCAGATCAGCATTGACGACGCCGGCGCTGGCTACTCTGGCCTCAACCTCATTTCGGACGTTCAGCCCCACTTTATCAAGCTCGATATGCAGCTTATACGCGGCGTGGACAAAGACCTCACACGCCAAGCCCTGATCAAGAGCATGCAGGAGTTTGCCGCGCTCACCAATACCCGCATCATTGCAGAGGGCATTGAGACGGAGGAGGAGCTGGCAACCCTCATCAGCTTTGATGTGCCCTATGGGCAGGGCTATTTTATTCGCAAGCCGTCGCCCTCGCCGCGCGTGGTTGAGCCCGCAGCCATGCAGGTCATCCACCGCGAAAACAAGATAAAAAACCGCTTTTTTGGGGCACGCGTTCACAAATTTCATGTGCGGCACATATGCAGGTCGGGCACGGTTATACCCCCGCATACGCCCATTCGCACGGTTGTCGAGCTGTTTGAAAACAACAGCAAGCTCAACGGGCTTTGCGTGGTCATGGGCGAAGTGCCCGTGGGGGCCCTCACCCGCAACCGCCTGCACGAGCAGCTCAGCGGCAGGTTCGGCTTTTCCCTTTTTGCGGACAAGGCCGTGGAAGCCGTAATGGACAGATCTTTTTTGAGTGTTGACCATCAGTGCACAATTGATCTTGTGGCCAGACAGGCCATGCGGCGCGACGACGCCAAACTGTATGATTTTGTCACCGTCACCCGCGAGGGCCGGTATCAGGGCGTTGTAACAGTCAAGGAGCTGCTGGAAAAAAGCATCGAACTTGAGGTGGCCAATGCCCGTCAGCTCAATCCCCTTTCAGAGCTGCCGGGCAATGCTCTTATTGATATCGAGCTGGAGAGGCTCGTGCGCCTTGGTCTGCCCAGAATTGTGCTCTATTTCGACATAGACAATTTCAAGGCTTACAACGACAAATACGGGTTTAAAAATGGCGATCGCGCCTTAAAGCGCCTCTCTTCCATTATCAAGGAGAGCGCCGCCGAAGACGATTTTGTGGGTCATATAGGCGGCGACGACTTTATCGCGGTTGCCGACGGGCGTACAGCGCAGGGCGTGTGCGAAACCATCATCAAGGCCTTTAACGAGAGTGTCCCCGCATTCTACAGCGCGGAAGACGTGCAGCGTGGTTACATTGAGGGCAAAAGCCGCAGTAATGTTGAAGAGCGCTTTCCTCTCATGTCCCTGACCATTGTCGGCGTTCGGGCCAACAATTATCAAAGCAGTTTTGATCTGGCGCGAGCCGCGGCAGCGCTGAAAAAGCAGTGCAAGCGCATACAGGGCAGCAATTATCAGCTTGAAGCATAG
- a CDS encoding tetratricopeptide repeat protein: MNPQKNQGVEESPLLRDLQAEVSSESAPMLQFMLRHAGTIASIVVLFVLVLAGTGIWRWYTTSKNDEARQSLARIVLQTSGPAQIKELAALAEKAPADVRFSVYLALGQSAMSNGDNAAAADAFAKAAKEGKSSLALVAGMNEAGALLKAGKYAEALAALQKLQSSLPGEVTAPQLKQMTAEAAVVAGQPEQAARMYLALAREAQGLNSEYFRARATALAPKIVDEEAAQAASPAAPDGGADKAPGKAQ, encoded by the coding sequence ATGAATCCGCAAAAGAATCAAGGCGTGGAGGAATCCCCCCTGCTGCGCGACCTGCAGGCCGAAGTCAGCTCAGAAAGCGCCCCCATGCTCCAGTTTATGCTGCGCCACGCTGGCACCATAGCCAGTATTGTGGTGCTGTTCGTACTGGTGCTGGCTGGCACGGGCATCTGGCGCTGGTACACCACGTCCAAAAACGACGAGGCCCGCCAGTCACTGGCCCGCATTGTGCTGCAAACCAGCGGCCCAGCCCAGATCAAGGAGCTTGCCGCCCTGGCCGAAAAAGCCCCTGCAGATGTGCGGTTTTCCGTCTATCTTGCCCTGGGGCAAAGCGCCATGAGCAATGGCGACAATGCCGCTGCGGCGGATGCCTTTGCCAAGGCCGCCAAAGAGGGAAAAAGCTCCCTTGCGCTGGTGGCAGGCATGAACGAAGCGGGGGCCCTGCTCAAGGCTGGCAAATATGCCGAGGCGCTGGCCGCGCTGCAAAAGCTGCAGTCGTCACTGCCCGGCGAGGTTACCGCTCCCCAGCTCAAGCAAATGACGGCCGAGGCCGCCGTGGTCGCGGGGCAGCCGGAGCAGGCGGCACGTATGTATCTGGCCCTTGCACGCGAGGCTCAGGGCCTCAACAGCGAATATTTTCGCGCCCGCGCCACCGCGCTTGCCCCCAAGATTGTTGATGAAGAAGCAGCCCAGGCCGCAAGCCCGGCGGCGCCAGACGGCGGGGCCGATAAAGCCCCCGGCAAAGCTCAGTAA
- a CDS encoding glutamate-5-semialdehyde dehydrogenase, giving the protein MTPAEEMSRLGARAKEAARAIAKAHPDAKTQALLGLAKLLQDREPEILAANAADLEAARAAGQDAPRLDRLTLTPAIMEEMRAACRHVANLPDPVGATERQWQRPNGLLVGRMRVPLGVIAMIYEARPNVTIDAAILCIKAGNAVILRGGSEALRSNIALAKALCDALVQAGLPGDAAQLVSIPGHEAVNALCKLDRYIDVIIPRGGEGLVRAVTEAATMPVLKHFKGVCHAYIDAGADLDAAVEIVFNGKVQRPGVCNALECLLVHRDAAGVFLPKVGARLGAAGVEFRACPASLPLLGATAVAQQPDDLGQEFHALVLAVRVVENMDAALDHIARYGSNHTEIICTNNHEHAMRFLREADASMVAVNASSRFNDGGQLGLGAEIGISTSKLHAYGPMGVDELTTTKFVVLGQGQVRR; this is encoded by the coding sequence ATGACGCCTGCAGAAGAAATGTCGCGCCTCGGAGCGCGGGCTAAGGAAGCCGCCAGGGCCATCGCCAAGGCGCACCCCGATGCCAAAACGCAGGCCCTTTTGGGCCTGGCCAAGCTGCTGCAGGATCGCGAGCCCGAAATTCTGGCGGCCAATGCAGCGGATCTTGAGGCTGCCCGTGCAGCGGGGCAGGATGCGCCCCGGCTTGACCGACTTACGCTCACCCCTGCCATTATGGAAGAAATGCGCGCGGCCTGCCGCCACGTGGCCAACCTGCCCGACCCCGTGGGAGCCACCGAGCGTCAGTGGCAGCGGCCCAACGGCCTGCTGGTGGGGCGTATGCGCGTGCCGCTTGGCGTAATCGCCATGATCTACGAGGCGCGACCCAACGTAACCATAGACGCCGCCATCCTGTGCATCAAGGCGGGCAATGCGGTTATTCTGCGCGGGGGCAGCGAGGCCCTGCGCTCAAATATCGCGCTGGCCAAAGCCCTGTGCGACGCCCTGGTCCAGGCCGGGTTGCCGGGCGATGCCGCGCAGCTTGTCTCCATACCGGGGCACGAAGCCGTCAATGCCCTGTGCAAGCTCGACCGTTATATTGATGTGATTATTCCGCGTGGGGGCGAGGGCCTTGTGCGGGCGGTGACCGAAGCGGCCACCATGCCGGTGCTCAAGCATTTCAAGGGCGTGTGCCACGCGTATATTGACGCGGGCGCCGACCTCGACGCCGCTGTGGAGATCGTGTTTAACGGCAAGGTGCAGCGCCCCGGCGTGTGCAATGCGCTGGAATGTCTGCTGGTGCACCGTGATGCGGCTGGAGTCTTTTTGCCCAAGGTCGGGGCCAGGCTTGGCGCGGCTGGGGTGGAGTTTCGCGCATGCCCGGCGTCCCTGCCCCTGCTGGGGGCGACCGCCGTGGCCCAGCAGCCCGACGACCTGGGGCAGGAATTTCACGCGCTGGTTCTTGCCGTGCGCGTGGTGGAAAACATGGATGCGGCGCTGGACCACATCGCCCGTTACGGTTCAAACCATACGGAAATCATCTGCACCAACAACCACGAGCACGCCATGCGTTTTTTGCGCGAGGCGGACGCCTCCATGGTGGCGGTCAACGCTTCCAGCCGCTTCAACGACGGCGGGCAGCTTGGTCTGGGCGCGGAGATTGGCATTTCAACCTCAAAGCTGCATGCCTACGGCCCCATGGGCGTGGACGAGCTGACCACCACCAAGTTTGTGGTGCTGGGGCAGGGGCAGGTGCGCCGTTAA
- the nadD gene encoding nicotinate (nicotinamide) nucleotide adenylyltransferase, whose amino-acid sequence MTETASHPPGRAILGGSFNPPHVGHMRLAIEVREALGGLVQGVDMVPCAVPPHKAQQGMLPFELRARMVEACAANLPWLRCNRVEALRQGPSFTWDTLCAYREAEPGTDFYFILGSPDFATLSTWHRGVELPRLCNFVVVPRRGHTAENFIAAAKTLWPQAHPRPSVLPSCACVALPGGGLAHFLSLPWLAVSASRVRQLWLAGRNVDFLVPDAALRILRENSQTVRQHWLKESLAC is encoded by the coding sequence ATGACCGAAACGGCCTCCCATCCGCCGGGCAGAGCCATTTTGGGCGGCAGTTTTAATCCGCCCCATGTAGGGCACATGCGTCTGGCCATTGAGGTGCGTGAAGCTCTGGGAGGCCTTGTGCAGGGAGTGGATATGGTTCCCTGCGCCGTGCCGCCCCACAAGGCGCAGCAAGGCATGCTGCCCTTTGAGCTGCGCGCCCGCATGGTGGAAGCCTGCGCGGCAAATCTGCCCTGGCTGCGCTGCAACCGCGTGGAGGCGCTGCGGCAGGGGCCGTCGTTCACCTGGGATACCCTGTGCGCCTACCGTGAAGCCGAGCCGGGCACGGATTTTTATTTTATTCTGGGCAGCCCGGATTTTGCCACGCTTTCCACCTGGCACAGGGGGGTGGAGCTGCCCCGGCTGTGCAATTTTGTCGTTGTGCCCCGTAGGGGGCACACAGCAGAAAATTTTATCGCCGCAGCAAAAACGCTCTGGCCGCAGGCTCATCCGCGCCCGTCCGTGCTGCCCTCGTGCGCGTGCGTGGCATTGCCGGGGGGAGGGCTGGCGCATTTTCTTTCTTTGCCGTGGCTGGCGGTGAGCGCCTCGCGGGTGCGGCAGTTGTGGCTGGCGGGTCGCAACGTGGATTTTCTTGTGCCAGACGCGGCCTTGCGTATTTTGCGGGAAAACTCTCAAACCGTGCGGCAGCACTGGCTGAAGGAGAGTTTGGCATGTTGA
- the iorA gene encoding indolepyruvate ferredoxin oxidoreductase subunit alpha, with amino-acid sequence MSNNPLLQGARGERHLLLGNEAIVRGALEAGVHMVSCYPGTPSSEVPDTFHRLGGEGRYRLEYSVNEKVAMEVAAGAALGGAMSLVTMKHVGVNVAADPMFTSAYTGLPGGMVVLTADDPGCHSSQNEQDNRTYARFAQLPCFEPASAQEAKDMTREAFRLARELQQPVMLRTTTRISHLRGAVDFDDLPAAQPKVEFKRDPGRFVPVPAVARKRHVALDGIIEKARQFAESSRFNTVREPQTPTRLGIITSGVARDYLSDALAVGGWGDRVRVLELGMTWPLPTGMITEFLHGCDRVLVLEEGVDLLEQDIRAMVQKHDIRVRIEGKDAGLTGQGEYSTTLVMRRISSWLDTPCPAKPVRSVDLELPGRPPNLCAGCSHRAVYYAARQVFGDDAYYSSDIGCYTLGLLPPLRTADFLVCMGSSVSAGSGFARASGKPVVAFIGDSTFFHSGMTGLANAVFNQHDIILVILDNGTTAMTGHQPNPGMIQDMLGSMSQHMDIEAIVRAMGVTQCAKVRSFNVKAVAKALEEMKAQTGVRVLITEEPCVLYARRQLKKAQPQVAEVAQQGPEAMRCLEQLACPAFYREGDNLAVDATLCTGCMVCLQVAPTAFKARKR; translated from the coding sequence ATGAGCAATAATCCGCTGTTGCAGGGCGCTCGCGGCGAGCGTCACCTGCTGTTGGGAAACGAGGCCATCGTGCGCGGCGCGCTTGAAGCGGGCGTGCACATGGTCAGCTGTTACCCCGGCACGCCGTCCTCGGAAGTGCCGGACACGTTCCACCGCCTTGGCGGCGAAGGCCGCTACAGGCTGGAATATTCCGTCAATGAAAAGGTCGCCATGGAAGTGGCCGCCGGTGCGGCCCTGGGCGGCGCCATGAGCCTCGTCACCATGAAGCACGTGGGCGTCAACGTGGCCGCCGACCCGATGTTCACATCCGCATACACGGGTCTGCCCGGCGGCATGGTGGTGCTCACAGCCGACGACCCCGGCTGCCACTCGAGCCAGAACGAGCAGGACAACCGCACCTATGCCCGTTTTGCCCAGCTGCCCTGTTTTGAGCCCGCCTCGGCTCAGGAAGCCAAGGACATGACCCGCGAGGCCTTTCGCCTTGCCCGCGAGCTTCAACAGCCGGTGATGCTGCGCACCACCACCCGCATCAGCCACCTGCGCGGCGCTGTGGATTTTGACGATCTGCCCGCAGCCCAGCCCAAGGTTGAATTCAAGCGCGACCCAGGCCGTTTTGTGCCAGTGCCCGCCGTTGCCCGCAAGCGCCATGTGGCCCTTGACGGCATCATAGAAAAGGCCCGCCAGTTTGCTGAATCCAGCCGGTTCAACACCGTGCGCGAGCCGCAGACGCCCACGCGCCTTGGCATCATCACCAGCGGCGTGGCGCGCGACTATCTGTCCGACGCCCTTGCCGTGGGCGGATGGGGAGACCGCGTGCGCGTGCTTGAGCTTGGCATGACCTGGCCCCTGCCCACGGGCATGATTACCGAATTTTTGCACGGCTGCGATCGCGTGCTGGTGCTCGAAGAAGGCGTTGACCTTCTGGAGCAGGACATCCGCGCCATGGTGCAAAAGCACGATATCCGCGTGCGCATTGAAGGCAAGGATGCAGGCCTCACCGGTCAGGGCGAGTATTCCACAACCCTGGTCATGCGCCGCATTTCCTCCTGGCTGGACACCCCCTGCCCGGCCAAGCCAGTGCGAAGCGTAGACCTGGAGCTGCCCGGACGCCCGCCGAACCTCTGCGCCGGTTGTTCGCACCGCGCAGTCTACTATGCCGCGCGGCAGGTATTTGGCGACGACGCCTACTACTCCAGCGACATTGGCTGCTACACCCTTGGTCTGCTGCCGCCCCTGCGCACGGCTGACTTTCTGGTGTGCATGGGCTCCTCGGTTTCCGCAGGCAGCGGCTTTGCCCGTGCTTCCGGAAAACCCGTGGTGGCCTTTATCGGTGATTCCACGTTTTTCCATTCCGGCATGACGGGTCTGGCCAATGCGGTGTTTAACCAGCATGACATCATTCTGGTCATTCTGGACAACGGCACGACGGCCATGACAGGGCACCAGCCCAACCCCGGCATGATTCAGGACATGCTCGGCTCCATGAGCCAGCACATGGATATTGAAGCCATCGTGCGGGCCATGGGCGTTACCCAGTGCGCCAAGGTGCGCTCGTTCAACGTCAAGGCCGTCGCCAAGGCGCTGGAAGAAATGAAGGCCCAGACCGGCGTGCGGGTACTTATTACTGAAGAGCCCTGCGTGCTTTACGCCCGCCGTCAGCTCAAAAAGGCCCAACCCCAGGTGGCCGAGGTGGCCCAGCAGGGGCCGGAAGCCATGCGCTGCCTTGAGCAATTGGCCTGCCCCGCCTTTTACCGCGAGGGCGACAATCTTGCTGTGGATGCCACACTCTGCACGGGCTGCATGGTCTGTCTGCAGGTTGCGCCTACGGCCTTTAAGGCGCGGAAACGGTAG
- a CDS encoding methyl-accepting chemotaxis protein, giving the protein MKLTTKLVLSFSSIIVLMLALFGVYFVNTDRIDRAVSHMDQQYLPSLVAVQTMAAMLYSARSDLAALTPHTDRVTIAEYRDRIKRALKQFANHAEAYQALMQTRKQAGEPVDDELWNNIVAQMRADETTREEIIRLAGEGDTDGSIALFTRSRADFIRLARYFDQLVQHDVERSQAAAASAQDIARKSRIAGAALALVGILFSIAVTAGITLAIKRQLGKDPAQLQLIAGRVAAGDYELESSGRQQGVYASLVLMVQALQAHIASARCESEKAREESVRANAALLQAEAAERDARAKSEAMQQVAEALEEVTHVVATASGQVSDTIRQAEESADSTAQRLAEAATGMEQMNATVGEVAHNASVASDSSAATRSRAEAGSKVVQNALQSIEKVRSTSLRLKDDMEQLGGHAQAITRIMNVISDIADQTNLLALNAAIEAARAGDAGRGFAVVADEVRKLAEKTMASTHDVDTAIKAIQHSVACSAQSVQEAVQGIAVATEAAQQSGQALEAVVGTVEETASQVSAIATASEQQAVATNQINRTIGEVTDLSRQTAAAMSTASRAVTGLSAQARNLEGLIEQMQQC; this is encoded by the coding sequence ATGAAGCTGACCACGAAATTAGTTCTTTCGTTCAGCAGCATCATTGTGCTTATGCTTGCCCTGTTTGGCGTATATTTTGTCAATACGGACCGCATCGACCGCGCCGTCAGTCACATGGACCAGCAGTATCTTCCCTCGCTTGTGGCGGTGCAAACCATGGCCGCCATGTTGTACTCGGCGCGGTCCGATCTGGCGGCGCTTACCCCGCACACCGACCGCGTAACCATTGCCGAATACCGCGACCGCATCAAGCGCGCCCTCAAGCAGTTTGCCAACCATGCAGAAGCCTATCAGGCCCTGATGCAGACGCGCAAGCAGGCAGGGGAACCCGTGGATGACGAATTGTGGAATAATATTGTCGCCCAGATGCGCGCTGATGAGACCACCCGAGAAGAAATCATCCGTCTTGCGGGCGAGGGCGACACGGACGGTTCCATCGCCCTGTTTACCCGCAGCAGGGCCGATTTTATTCGCCTTGCCCGCTATTTTGACCAACTGGTGCAGCACGATGTGGAGCGCAGTCAGGCAGCGGCGGCCAGCGCGCAGGATATAGCCCGCAAATCGCGGATCGCCGGGGCAGCTCTGGCCCTGGTTGGCATATTGTTCAGCATTGCCGTAACAGCGGGCATCACGCTGGCCATCAAGCGCCAGCTGGGCAAAGACCCTGCGCAGCTGCAGCTTATTGCTGGACGAGTGGCCGCAGGAGATTACGAGCTGGAGTCCTCTGGCCGCCAGCAGGGCGTATATGCCTCGCTGGTGCTCATGGTTCAGGCGCTGCAGGCTCATATAGCCAGCGCGCGCTGCGAGTCGGAAAAAGCACGGGAAGAATCCGTACGGGCCAACGCCGCCCTGCTGCAGGCTGAGGCCGCCGAGCGCGACGCTCGGGCAAAAAGCGAGGCCATGCAGCAGGTGGCCGAAGCGCTGGAGGAAGTAACCCATGTGGTGGCAACGGCATCCGGGCAGGTGAGCGACACCATCCGGCAGGCGGAAGAAAGCGCGGACAGCACTGCGCAAAGACTGGCAGAAGCCGCTACCGGTATGGAGCAGATGAATGCCACGGTGGGCGAGGTTGCGCACAATGCGTCCGTGGCTTCGGATTCCTCCGCGGCGACGCGCTCACGGGCCGAAGCTGGCTCCAAGGTGGTGCAAAATGCCCTGCAAAGCATTGAAAAAGTGCGTTCTACCTCGCTACGTCTCAAGGACGACATGGAGCAGCTTGGCGGGCACGCGCAGGCCATTACCCGTATTATGAATGTTATTTCAGACATTGCGGACCAGACCAACCTGCTGGCGCTCAATGCCGCCATCGAGGCCGCGCGGGCTGGCGATGCCGGGCGCGGCTTTGCCGTGGTGGCCGACGAGGTGCGCAAACTGGCGGAAAAAACCATGGCCTCAACCCACGATGTGGATACGGCCATCAAGGCCATCCAGCACAGCGTGGCCTGCAGCGCGCAATCGGTGCAAGAAGCAGTGCAGGGCATCGCCGTGGCGACGGAGGCTGCCCAGCAGTCTGGGCAGGCGCTTGAGGCCGTTGTGGGCACCGTGGAGGAAACCGCCAGCCAGGTCAGCGCCATTGCTACGGCAAGCGAGCAGCAGGCTGTGGCGACAAACCAGATCAACCGCACCATCGGCGAGGTAACCGACCTGTCGCGCCAGACGGCAGCGGCCATGAGCACTGCCTCCCGCGCGGTTACGGGGCTTTCCGCGCAGGCGCGAAATCTTGAAGGCCTTATTGAACAGATGCAGCAGTGCTGA
- a CDS encoding indolepyruvate oxidoreductase subunit beta → MKTQEMQKRMRIFFTGVGGQGTLTATTLLARTALEAGLEVVAGEVHGMAQRGGVVESVMLLGGWRSPKLDLGEADVLLGFEPLETLRALPYLQPGGAVFSSSDPLPPLSVSLGKAVYPDMQQIMERTRQVAGQCHFVACRDLGLQAGSVQSGNTVLLSVVCASGVLPFGVDALEAAIKKFLPPKLQESNLKALELGKAYLNR, encoded by the coding sequence ATGAAGACACAAGAAATGCAAAAGCGGATGCGTATATTCTTTACCGGCGTTGGCGGTCAGGGCACCCTGACGGCCACGACCCTGCTGGCCCGCACGGCTCTTGAAGCCGGGCTTGAGGTTGTGGCAGGCGAGGTGCACGGCATGGCTCAGCGCGGCGGCGTGGTGGAATCTGTCATGCTGCTCGGCGGCTGGCGCTCGCCCAAGCTTGATCTGGGCGAAGCCGACGTGCTGCTGGGCTTTGAACCACTCGAAACCCTGCGCGCCCTGCCCTATCTGCAGCCAGGCGGCGCTGTTTTTTCCAGCAGCGACCCCCTGCCCCCGCTCAGCGTTTCGCTGGGCAAGGCAGTGTACCCCGACATGCAGCAGATCATGGAAAGAACCCGTCAGGTCGCCGGACAGTGCCATTTTGTGGCCTGCCGTGATCTTGGCCTGCAGGCCGGATCAGTGCAGAGCGGCAACACCGTGCTGCTGAGCGTGGTCTGCGCCTCTGGCGTACTGCCCTTTGGCGTGGACGCTCTGGAAGCGGCCATAAAAAAATTCCTGCCGCCCAAGCTGCAGGAATCCAACCTTAAAGCCCTGGAACTGGGAAAGGCCTACCTCAACAGGTAG